A window of the Roseburia sp. 831b genome harbors these coding sequences:
- the panB gene encoding 3-methyl-2-oxobutanoate hydroxymethyltransferase codes for MSKNTVATLLKQKEQGDKITMLTCYDYSTAKLIDEAGINTILIGDSLGMVVLGYEDTLSVTVEDMIHHSAAVARGAKNALIVCDMPFMSYQVSVEDAVRNAGRLMKEGRANMVKLEGGASVCPQIEAIVKASIPVCAHIGLTPQSVNAFGGFKVQGKSEEAARQLLEDAKKVEAAGASLLVMECVPAKLAELITKELHIPTIGIGAGAGCDGQVLVYQDMLGMFSDFTPKFVKKFAETGNVMKQAFETYAKEVKEGTFPAPEHTFKINEEVLEKLY; via the coding sequence ATGAGTAAAAACACAGTAGCAACATTATTAAAACAAAAGGAGCAGGGAGACAAGATTACGATGTTAACCTGTTATGATTATAGTACAGCAAAGTTAATTGATGAGGCAGGAATCAACACTATTTTAATTGGAGATTCACTTGGAATGGTCGTTCTTGGATACGAAGATACGCTCTCGGTCACAGTGGAGGATATGATTCATCACTCTGCGGCAGTGGCAAGAGGTGCCAAGAATGCGTTAATCGTGTGTGATATGCCATTTATGTCTTATCAGGTATCGGTTGAGGATGCGGTAAGAAATGCAGGTCGTCTGATGAAAGAGGGACGTGCAAATATGGTGAAGTTAGAAGGTGGCGCAAGTGTTTGCCCACAGATTGAAGCAATTGTAAAAGCATCCATTCCGGTGTGTGCACATATCGGCTTAACCCCACAGTCAGTCAATGCCTTTGGTGGATTTAAGGTTCAGGGAAAAAGTGAAGAAGCAGCCAGACAGTTACTGGAGGATGCCAAGAAAGTAGAGGCTGCGGGTGCATCACTTTTGGTTATGGAATGTGTTCCGGCAAAATTAGCGGAGCTGATTACAAAAGAGTTACATATTCCAACCATCGGAATCGGCGCAGGTGCAGGCTGTGACGGTCAGGTGCTTGTTTACCAGGATATGCTGGGCATGTTTTCTGATTTTACACCAAAGTTTGTGAAAAAATTCGCAGAGACTGGAAATGTGATGAAACAGGCATTTGAAACTTATGCCAAAGAAGTAAAAGAGGGAACATTCCCGGCACCGGAGCACACATTTAAAATCAACGAAGAAGTATTAGAAAAATTATACTAG
- the glf gene encoding UDP-galactopyranose mutase, which produces MYDCIVVGAGIAGAVAARKLAEEKNKKVLILERRSHIGGNCYDMKDDYGILIHEYGPHIFHTGMQDVQEYLSRFTEWHAFGHEVVAKVGDKLIPVPFNLNTLHMVYEKEKADRLEQKLKETYGEGSRVPIMKLRENEDPDIQEIAQYVYENVFLRYTMKQWGQTPEEISPEVTGRVPVLVSYDNRYFQDTYQGVPLHGFTPMFEKMLDHENIEVRLETDCKEVLSFKGDQIFFEGTEFDGDVIYTGAIDELFECRFGRLPYRSLDFHFEHYDQDSYQGHSVVNYTVSEEYTRITEFKYLTGQKDTEGTTIVKEYPFAYSGAKGEIPYYAILNEENQNLYERYKDLTKGMKKFHLLGRLAEYKYYNIDAMTKKAFELADAI; this is translated from the coding sequence ATGTACGACTGTATCGTTGTAGGTGCCGGAATTGCCGGTGCTGTTGCGGCTAGAAAGCTTGCGGAAGAGAAGAATAAAAAAGTACTGATCCTGGAGAGAAGAAGTCATATTGGTGGAAACTGCTATGACATGAAGGACGATTATGGAATCCTGATTCATGAGTATGGTCCACATATTTTTCACACAGGAATGCAGGATGTTCAGGAATATTTGTCACGTTTTACAGAATGGCATGCATTCGGACATGAAGTGGTTGCGAAGGTAGGCGACAAACTGATTCCGGTTCCATTCAATTTAAATACATTACATATGGTATATGAGAAGGAAAAGGCAGACCGCCTGGAACAAAAATTAAAGGAGACCTATGGAGAGGGCAGCAGGGTTCCAATCATGAAATTAAGAGAGAACGAAGACCCTGATATCCAGGAGATTGCGCAGTATGTGTATGAGAATGTCTTTTTACGCTATACGATGAAGCAGTGGGGACAGACACCGGAGGAAATCAGTCCGGAGGTGACAGGACGTGTGCCGGTCTTAGTTTCCTATGACAATCGTTACTTCCAGGACACCTATCAGGGTGTACCGCTTCATGGTTTTACACCAATGTTTGAGAAGATGTTAGATCATGAGAATATCGAGGTTCGTTTGGAGACAGACTGTAAAGAGGTATTATCTTTTAAAGGAGATCAGATTTTCTTTGAAGGAACAGAATTCGATGGTGATGTGATTTACACAGGTGCGATTGATGAATTGTTTGAGTGCAGATTTGGCAGACTGCCCTATCGTTCCTTAGATTTTCATTTTGAACATTATGACCAGGATTCTTATCAGGGACACAGTGTAGTTAATTATACCGTAAGTGAGGAATATACGAGAATTACCGAGTTTAAGTACCTGACGGGGCAGAAAGACACCGAAGGAACTACAATTGTAAAGGAATATCCATTTGCGTATTCCGGTGCAAAAGGTGAGATTCCTTACTACGCAATTTTAAATGAAGAAAACCAGAATTTATACGAAAGATACAAGGATTTGACAAAGGGAATGAAGAAATTCCATCTGTTAGGAAGACTTGCAGAGTATAAATACTATAATATAGATGCAATGACGAAAAAGGCTTTTGAACTTGCAGATGCAATTTAA
- the mutY gene encoding A/G-specific adenine glycosylase, giving the protein MIKDFDLKQLVAPLLEWYLKPGVARVLPWREEPTPYRVWVSEIMLQQTRVEAVKPYFERFMKALPDVKALAECPEDELLKLWEGLGYYNRVRNMQKAAITVMEEYGGQLPGEYEKLLTLKGIGNYTAGAIATIAFGKKAPAVDGNVFRILTRVTADDSDIMKPAFRKVVEAAVQEVVPDEATKETAHLRKKARFENLPGAFSQAMMELGATVCLPNGTPHCEECPWNAFCEARKQDKIAELPVKTKAKPRKIEERTVLVIRDGDKVAIRKRPAKGLLAGLYELPNELGEMTSEEALDYVKKLSLSPIRIQKLADAKHIFSHIEWRMCGYMIRVEELEGERDDLLFVEAEDSQEKYAIPSAFEAYANYMNIRLGNDRFLDE; this is encoded by the coding sequence ATGATAAAAGATTTTGATTTGAAACAACTGGTCGCGCCACTTTTGGAATGGTATTTAAAGCCTGGGGTGGCGCGGGTGCTTCCGTGGAGAGAAGAGCCGACACCGTACCGGGTGTGGGTGTCTGAAATCATGCTGCAACAGACAAGGGTAGAAGCTGTAAAACCGTATTTTGAACGTTTTATGAAGGCACTGCCGGATGTGAAAGCATTAGCAGAATGCCCGGAAGATGAGTTGCTAAAGCTTTGGGAAGGGCTGGGATATTACAATCGTGTCCGTAATATGCAAAAGGCGGCAATCACGGTGATGGAGGAATACGGTGGACAACTTCCGGGTGAGTACGAGAAACTTTTAACATTAAAGGGAATCGGTAATTATACCGCAGGTGCGATTGCAACGATTGCATTTGGAAAAAAAGCACCGGCAGTAGATGGGAATGTCTTTCGTATCTTAACACGTGTGACGGCAGATGATTCGGATATCATGAAGCCGGCATTTCGAAAAGTTGTGGAGGCGGCTGTGCAGGAGGTCGTTCCCGACGAAGCGACAAAGGAGACGGCACATCTTCGAAAAAAAGCTAGATTTGAAAATCTTCCGGGAGCATTCAGTCAGGCGATGATGGAGCTTGGTGCGACGGTGTGCCTGCCAAACGGTACGCCGCATTGCGAGGAGTGTCCGTGGAATGCTTTTTGCGAGGCAAGAAAGCAGGATAAGATAGCGGAACTTCCGGTCAAGACAAAGGCAAAGCCAAGAAAGATTGAGGAACGCACGGTTTTGGTAATCCGGGATGGAGATAAGGTGGCAATTCGGAAACGTCCGGCAAAAGGACTTTTGGCGGGACTTTATGAACTTCCAAATGAACTGGGTGAGATGACGAGTGAGGAAGCCTTAGACTATGTGAAAAAATTATCACTCTCTCCCATCCGCATCCAGAAGTTGGCGGACGCCAAGCATATTTTTTCCCATATCGAATGGAGAATGTGTGGCTATATGATTCGCGTGGAGGAGTTAGAAGGGGAACGGGACGACTTACTTTTCGTAGAAGCGGAGGATTCGCAGGAAAAATATGCAATTCCATCTGCATTTGAAGCTTATGCCAATTATATGAATATCCGTCTGGGAAACGATCGCTTTTTGGACGAGTAA
- a CDS encoding dipeptidase: MMKYIDMHCDTLAEALSRKKNTVKELEGTMVDLIRLREAGASAQFFAMFVPQGNHPDWFGLETMPDLDNLLLKMYQIYQNTMESCKDIVAPARSYEAYLKNQQEGKISAFLTIENGAPVAGKMENIKKFHDMGVGLMTLTWNDPNCFGQNHSKDPEKMKMGLTEFGKEAITYMNELGMIVDVSHLSDGGFYDVAQITKKPFVASHSNCRELSPATRNLTDDMIRILAEKGGVAGINFEPTFVNASEDNHHCTVARLCDHIEHLRQVGGEDCVGIGTDFDGISGTYEIEECSKMHLLFEELERRNYSYSFIEKVAHKNVERVIKESMK, from the coding sequence ATGATGAAGTATATAGATATGCATTGTGATACCTTAGCGGAGGCATTAAGCAGAAAGAAGAATACGGTAAAAGAATTAGAAGGAACCATGGTAGATCTTATCCGGTTGCGGGAAGCCGGAGCGAGTGCACAGTTTTTTGCAATGTTTGTGCCTCAGGGCAATCATCCAGATTGGTTTGGATTAGAAACAATGCCTGACCTAGATAACTTACTGTTAAAAATGTATCAGATTTATCAGAATACGATGGAAAGCTGTAAAGATATAGTAGCACCGGCACGTTCCTATGAGGCATACTTGAAAAATCAACAGGAAGGAAAAATCTCAGCCTTTCTTACCATAGAAAATGGAGCACCAGTTGCTGGAAAAATGGAAAATATCAAGAAATTTCATGATATGGGCGTTGGTTTGATGACACTAACCTGGAATGACCCAAACTGCTTTGGACAGAACCATTCCAAAGATCCGGAGAAAATGAAAATGGGGCTTACTGAATTTGGAAAAGAAGCAATCACTTATATGAACGAGTTAGGAATGATTGTTGATGTGTCCCATTTATCGGACGGCGGTTTTTATGATGTGGCACAGATTACGAAAAAGCCATTTGTGGCATCACATTCGAATTGTCGGGAGTTAAGCCCAGCTACGAGAAATCTTACGGATGATATGATTCGAATTCTGGCAGAAAAAGGTGGTGTGGCAGGAATTAATTTTGAACCAACCTTTGTGAATGCGAGCGAGGATAATCATCACTGTACCGTTGCAAGATTGTGTGACCATATAGAACATCTAAGACAGGTCGGCGGAGAGGACTGTGTTGGTATTGGGACTGATTTTGACGGAATTTCAGGAACTTATGAGATAGAGGAATGCAGCAAGATGCATCTTCTTTTTGAAGAATTGGAACGAAGAAACTACAGTTATAGTTTCATTGAAAAAGTTGCGCATAAAAATGTGGAGCGCGTGATAAAGGAAAGTATGAAATAG
- a CDS encoding glycosyltransferase family 2 protein: MKLLTFAIPSYNSQDYMEHCIESLLPGGEDVEIIIVDDGSKDRTAEIADEYERKYPGIVRAIHQENGGHGEAVNTGIRNATGLYFKVVDSDDWVDLDAYMAILEKLRELAGGQKTLDMFIANYVYEKEGVKHKKVMRCSALPKDRLFTWNEVSHFRKGQYILMHSVIYRTQLLRECGLELPKHTFYVDNIYVYTPLPSVKNMYYMDVDFYRYFIGRDDQSVNEKVMIGRIDQQIKVNKIMVDEFDLWKIPNRKLRHYMFNYLEIITVISTIMLIRSGTEENLEKKRELWGYIKKKDLRLFHHLRAGIMGNTMNLPGKGGRKISVAAYKLSQKVVGFN, encoded by the coding sequence ATGAAATTATTAACTTTTGCAATTCCGTCTTATAATTCACAGGATTACATGGAACATTGTATTGAATCTTTGCTCCCGGGTGGTGAAGATGTTGAGATTATCATCGTAGATGATGGATCAAAGGACCGCACAGCAGAGATTGCAGACGAGTATGAGAGAAAATATCCGGGTATTGTGCGCGCTATCCATCAGGAGAACGGTGGGCATGGAGAGGCGGTAAATACCGGAATCAGGAACGCAACAGGGCTCTATTTTAAAGTGGTGGACAGCGATGACTGGGTAGATTTGGATGCGTATATGGCAATTCTTGAGAAATTAAGAGAACTGGCAGGCGGGCAAAAAACACTGGATATGTTTATCGCAAACTATGTTTATGAAAAAGAGGGCGTAAAACACAAAAAGGTGATGCGTTGTTCGGCACTTCCAAAAGACCGTCTGTTTACCTGGAATGAAGTGTCTCATTTCCGAAAAGGTCAGTATATCTTAATGCATTCTGTCATTTATCGTACACAATTATTAAGAGAATGTGGATTGGAACTGCCAAAACATACTTTTTACGTGGATAACATTTATGTGTATACGCCACTTCCAAGTGTGAAAAATATGTATTACATGGATGTGGATTTCTACCGTTACTTTATCGGAAGAGACGACCAGTCTGTCAATGAAAAAGTAATGATTGGCCGAATTGACCAGCAGATTAAAGTCAATAAGATAATGGTTGACGAGTTTGATTTGTGGAAGATTCCAAATCGAAAACTCCGTCATTATATGTTTAATTACCTTGAAATCATTACGGTAATTTCTACAATTATGCTGATTCGCTCCGGTACTGAAGAGAATCTGGAGAAAAAAAGAGAACTCTGGGGATATATCAAGAAGAAAGATCTCCGTTTGTTCCATCATTTAAGAGCGGGAATTATGGGAAATACAATGAACCTTCCAGGAAAAGGTGGAAGAAAGATTTCCGTCGCTGCTTACAAACTTTCCCAGAAAGTAGTTGGATTCAACTAA
- a CDS encoding Rossmann-like and DUF2520 domain-containing protein, whose amino-acid sequence MNIGFVGAGKVGFSLGKYFAMHKISVAGYYSKNPESAKEAADFTGTRNYVRLEDLVQDCEVLFLTVPDDVIKEVWSQICAQKVTGKIICHCSGVLSSEVFSDITKTGNFGYSIHPLLAVNDKLHSYKELSHALFTIEGDKQKKEEMTGLLKKCGNQVLTLQKEEKVRYHAAAVFASNLVLGLAETVMEELALCGFSKEAARAAIAPFMQANVSHLLEMSEEEALTGPVERGDSQTVRLHMEKLSGENREIYRLLSKKALEIAKRKNKDRDYTKVSQVLCEERKKDE is encoded by the coding sequence ATGAACATTGGATTTGTTGGCGCAGGAAAAGTAGGTTTTTCCCTGGGCAAATACTTTGCCATGCATAAAATAAGCGTGGCCGGCTATTACAGCAAGAATCCAGAGTCTGCCAAAGAGGCAGCAGATTTTACCGGTACGAGGAACTATGTGAGATTAGAAGACCTGGTACAGGATTGTGAAGTATTATTTTTAACGGTTCCAGACGATGTGATAAAGGAAGTCTGGAGTCAGATTTGCGCGCAAAAGGTGACAGGAAAAATCATCTGTCATTGTAGTGGCGTTTTATCATCAGAAGTCTTTTCGGATATAACCAAGACAGGAAATTTTGGTTATTCTATCCACCCACTCCTGGCAGTGAACGATAAGCTGCATTCTTATAAGGAGTTATCCCATGCATTATTTACCATAGAAGGGGACAAACAGAAAAAAGAAGAAATGACCGGCTTACTGAAAAAGTGTGGTAATCAGGTTCTTACGCTGCAAAAAGAGGAAAAAGTGCGTTATCACGCTGCGGCCGTTTTTGCGAGTAATCTCGTATTAGGTCTGGCAGAGACTGTGATGGAAGAACTCGCTTTATGCGGATTTTCAAAAGAGGCAGCACGTGCAGCGATTGCGCCTTTTATGCAGGCAAATGTCTCACACCTTTTAGAGATGAGTGAGGAAGAGGCATTGACGGGTCCGGTGGAGCGTGGCGACAGCCAGACAGTACGCCTTCATATGGAAAAACTAAGCGGGGAGAATCGGGAAATCTATCGTTTGCTTTCCAAGAAAGCACTAGAGATTGCAAAAAGGAAGAACAAAGACCGTGATTACACGAAAGTATCACAGGTACTTTGTGAAGAAAGGAAAAAAGATGAGTAA
- a CDS encoding OPT family oligopeptide transporter produces the protein MNQEQEFKPYIPADRILPELTVTSVILGILLAVIFGGANAYLGLRVGMTVSASIPAAVISMGLIRVILRRDSILENNMVQTIGSAGESVAAGAIFTLPALFMWAAEEGTSSPSLFEITMIALVGGVIGVLFMIPLRSALIVKEHGTLPYPEGKACAEVLMAGEEGGAKAGAVFAGLGIAAVYKFVADGLKVFPSEVDFQMKKYQGSGIGVDVLPALLGVGYICGAKVSSYLLAGGVVAWFVLMPLIVLFGSDAILYPAEVSVMELFTAAGTWGIWKNYIRYIGAGAVAAGGVMSLIKSLPLIVKTFRQAVGSYGKKDKTTNVNRLNNDLPMNLVLIGIGIMAILMWLLPAIPVNLLGAILIIVFGFFFATVSSRMVGLVGSSNNPVSGMAIATLLITTMVLKASGMMGMKGMVAAITVGSVICIIAAIAGDTSQDLKTGYIVGATPRKQQIGELVGVTTAAVAIGGVLYLLHAAWGYGSTELPAPQATLMKMVVEGVMGGNLPWTLVFIGVCIAIVIEILRIPVLPFAVGLYLPIHLSIPMMVGGLVRFFVERPENKEKVERGILYSSGLIAGEGVIGILLAVLAMIEVKGKTLGEHLDISETLNLGNWGGMAAFAILITTLVIAINGRRNSKKEKGKTHSGKGGTHET, from the coding sequence ATGAATCAGGAACAAGAGTTTAAACCATATATTCCGGCAGACCGCATCTTGCCAGAACTTACGGTTACATCCGTGATTTTAGGAATCTTATTGGCAGTTATTTTTGGTGGAGCCAATGCATATTTAGGACTTCGTGTCGGGATGACGGTGTCTGCATCAATTCCTGCAGCGGTCATTTCGATGGGATTGATTCGCGTCATTTTGCGTCGGGATTCTATTTTAGAGAATAACATGGTGCAGACCATTGGATCGGCAGGAGAGTCGGTAGCAGCGGGTGCAATTTTTACATTGCCGGCATTGTTTATGTGGGCGGCTGAGGAAGGAACGTCATCGCCGTCGCTGTTTGAGATTACCATGATTGCACTGGTAGGGGGTGTTATCGGTGTCCTTTTCATGATACCGCTTCGCTCTGCATTGATTGTAAAAGAGCACGGAACGCTGCCTTATCCGGAAGGAAAAGCTTGTGCAGAGGTTCTGATGGCAGGAGAGGAAGGCGGTGCGAAAGCAGGGGCTGTTTTTGCAGGATTAGGTATAGCCGCTGTTTATAAATTCGTTGCAGATGGATTGAAGGTTTTTCCTAGTGAGGTAGATTTTCAGATGAAAAAATACCAGGGTTCTGGAATCGGAGTCGATGTTCTGCCGGCATTGCTTGGAGTTGGCTATATCTGCGGTGCGAAGGTATCTTCCTATCTGCTTGCAGGAGGCGTTGTGGCATGGTTCGTGTTAATGCCACTGATTGTGCTTTTTGGAAGTGATGCCATTCTTTATCCGGCAGAGGTTTCAGTGATGGAATTATTTACAGCGGCTGGAACCTGGGGCATCTGGAAAAATTACATCCGTTACATTGGCGCAGGAGCTGTGGCGGCCGGTGGTGTGATGAGTCTGATCAAGTCGCTGCCACTGATTGTCAAGACCTTTAGACAGGCGGTCGGTTCTTACGGGAAAAAGGATAAAACTACAAATGTAAATAGATTAAACAATGATTTGCCGATGAATCTGGTTTTGATTGGAATCGGGATTATGGCAATCTTAATGTGGCTTTTGCCGGCGATTCCGGTAAATCTGCTGGGGGCAATTTTGATTATTGTGTTTGGTTTCTTTTTTGCAACGGTATCCTCCCGCATGGTGGGACTGGTTGGAAGTTCCAATAATCCGGTATCTGGAATGGCGATTGCGACACTTTTGATTACGACGATGGTGTTAAAGGCAAGCGGCATGATGGGGATGAAAGGCATGGTGGCTGCTATCACGGTGGGTTCTGTCATTTGTATCATCGCCGCGATAGCCGGAGATACCTCACAGGATTTGAAAACAGGTTATATCGTAGGAGCGACGCCAAGAAAACAGCAGATTGGGGAACTAGTCGGTGTTACCACTGCGGCGGTAGCAATCGGTGGTGTGTTATATCTTTTACATGCCGCATGGGGATATGGTTCCACGGAACTTCCGGCACCACAGGCAACCCTGATGAAAATGGTGGTGGAAGGCGTTATGGGTGGAAACCTGCCGTGGACACTGGTGTTTATCGGAGTCTGCATTGCCATTGTCATTGAGATATTAAGGATTCCGGTGCTGCCTTTTGCGGTAGGACTTTATCTTCCAATTCACTTAAGTATTCCAATGATGGTTGGTGGTCTGGTGCGATTTTTCGTAGAGCGCCCAGAAAATAAAGAAAAAGTGGAACGCGGAATTCTCTATTCTTCCGGTCTGATTGCAGGAGAAGGTGTGATTGGAATTCTGCTAGCGGTTCTTGCCATGATTGAGGTAAAAGGAAAGACATTGGGAGAACATCTTGACATTTCAGAAACCCTAAATCTTGGAAATTGGGGAGGTATGGCTGCGTTTGCAATACTTATAACTACACTTGTAATTGCAATAAACGGAAGACGTAATTCCAAGAAGGAAAAAGGAAAGACACATAGTGGAAAAGGCGGGACACATGAGACGTAA
- a CDS encoding PqqD family protein: MRRKENYLDYVPKHNCLFQSQVNEKGLVEITVENKGIYNRLAQLFFHRPRVSQIELERFGSFVWNCIDGKRSIFEIGKLVEKKFGAEAKPLYPRLARYCKILHDNHFIVYENKKLVARKIQK, from the coding sequence ATGAGACGTAAGGAAAATTATTTAGATTATGTTCCAAAGCACAACTGTCTTTTCCAAAGCCAGGTGAATGAAAAAGGGCTTGTTGAAATCACCGTTGAAAACAAAGGAATCTATAACCGCCTGGCACAGCTTTTTTTTCATCGTCCCAGGGTGAGTCAGATTGAGCTGGAACGCTTTGGTTCTTTTGTCTGGAATTGTATCGATGGAAAGAGAAGTATTTTTGAGATTGGAAAACTGGTAGAAAAGAAGTTTGGAGCGGAAGCAAAGCCGCTTTATCCAAGACTCGCAAGGTACTGTAAAATACTTCACGACAATCATTTTATCGTGTATGAGAATAAAAAGCTGGTTGCGCGTAAAATACAGAAGTGA
- the panD gene encoding aspartate 1-decarboxylase: MQVTMLKGKIHRATVTQAELDYVGSITVDEELLEKAGMLEYEKVQIVDVNNGNRFETYTIAGERGSGMICLNGAAARCVSVGDKVILMTYAQYDEEEAKTHKPKVVFVDEENKVSRLTNYEKHGRLEDME; encoded by the coding sequence ATGCAGGTTACAATGTTAAAAGGAAAAATTCATAGAGCAACTGTTACACAGGCAGAGTTAGATTACGTTGGAAGCATCACAGTCGATGAGGAACTGTTAGAAAAAGCAGGTATGCTGGAGTACGAAAAAGTGCAGATTGTGGATGTCAACAATGGAAATCGTTTTGAAACCTATACAATCGCAGGAGAAAGAGGTTCCGGCATGATTTGTTTAAACGGGGCAGCAGCAAGATGCGTGTCGGTCGGCGATAAAGTGATTTTGATGACGTATGCGCAGTATGACGAGGAGGAGGCAAAGACCCACAAACCAAAAGTCGTATTTGTGGACGAAGAAAATAAAGTGTCACGTCTGACAAACTACGAGAAACACGGACGCCTTGAGGACATGGAATAG
- the panC gene encoding pantoate--beta-alanine ligase, with amino-acid sequence MKVVSTIEDVRAQVKAWKKEGCTIGYVPTMGYLHEGHASLMERARKENDKVVVSIFVNPMQFGPTEDLASYPRDLEKDSVLCEKMGVDLIFHPEPEEMYHEGFSSFVDMTVLTEELCGLSRPVHFRGVCTVVCKFFHIVTPDRAYFGQKDAQQLAVIRHMVDDLSMDIEIVGCPIVREEDGLAKSSRNTYLSAEERKAALILSKSIALGKKMAEDGEKDTTTIVNAMTKLIETEPLAKIDYVKAVDGLTMQQIKEVKKPMLVAIAVYIGKTRLIDNFILE; translated from the coding sequence ATGAAAGTAGTATCTACAATAGAGGATGTCAGAGCACAGGTAAAAGCATGGAAAAAGGAGGGATGCACGATTGGATATGTTCCAACAATGGGATACCTTCATGAAGGACACGCAAGCTTGATGGAGCGTGCAAGAAAAGAAAATGATAAAGTGGTTGTCAGTATTTTTGTCAACCCAATGCAGTTTGGACCAACCGAAGACCTTGCAAGTTATCCAAGAGATTTAGAAAAAGACAGCGTTCTTTGTGAAAAAATGGGTGTTGACCTTATTTTCCATCCAGAACCAGAGGAAATGTATCACGAGGGATTCAGTTCTTTTGTGGATATGACAGTGTTAACCGAGGAACTTTGTGGATTAAGCAGACCGGTTCATTTCAGAGGTGTATGTACCGTTGTATGTAAGTTCTTCCACATTGTAACACCAGACCGTGCTTACTTTGGACAGAAAGATGCGCAGCAGCTTGCCGTCATCCGTCACATGGTGGATGATTTAAGCATGGACATTGAGATTGTGGGATGCCCGATTGTAAGGGAAGAAGATGGTCTTGCAAAGAGTTCCAGAAACACTTACTTATCCGCAGAGGAAAGAAAGGCAGCACTTATTTTAAGTAAAAGTATCGCACTTGGCAAGAAGATGGCAGAGGATGGCGAAAAAGATACAACTACAATTGTAAATGCAATGACAAAACTAATTGAGACAGAACCACTTGCAAAAATTGACTATGTCAAAGCGGTAGATGGACTCACGATGCAGCAGATTAAGGAAGTGAAAAAGCCAATGCTCGTTGCAATTGCTGTCTACATTGGAAAAACAAGACTGATTGATAATTTTATTCTGGAGTAG